From the Helicoverpa armigera isolate CAAS_96S chromosome 27, ASM3070526v1, whole genome shotgun sequence genome, one window contains:
- the LOC110379919 gene encoding coiled-coil domain-containing protein 113-like, producing MSGLIHTNVRSSIMSQNSRSISGFGGPELDILTDAELVKLVNDLKEQINILGIENEILEKTIMRLEPSLMHGVYQAFEYATKMSSNTSLQVGSFIKNQASKFGLIDTFISPSRMLTSPSRVSTKRVDSAPKLGGTVVFGSGPRINVLERAELVSVEMDVVVANLNKIRNKGAKQHALLKAQLEEIGMRVSDIEKANKMFHQEVLVEGWDKIAQRIPAEIWIRFMTEWVKISDSQIGKLRLRTSTLNTQYSKLKGQIKVKAELSESLRPVDFEKLKIENSQCLKLIDHKLQQLGELKKMTGDANLNLTIHKKAMMEQNSYLAKVQSTIKNKEDQTVELDNERDLIQIQADILAQRLNEIRKVRMKYQVPNVMDYVKVKWVVTDLKHAIKMLDNRKHIQQIALTSINRKLQTMSTIAAKSDIAAKSETSYKKE from the coding sequence ATGTCGGGACTGATACATACAAATGTTAGGAGCAGTATAATGAGTCAAAATTCTCGATCCATCAGCGGATTCGGTGGACCAGAACTCGATATTCTGACTGATGCTGAACTTGTGAAGTTAGTGAACGATCTTAAAGAACAAATCAACATCTTAGGCATTGAGAATGAGATCTTAGAGAAGACTATCATGAGACTGGAGCCTTCGTTAATGCATGGTGTGTATCAAGCTTTTGAGTATGCTACAAAAATGAGTTCCAACACATCTTTGCAAGTGGgtagttttatcaaaaaccAAGCGTCCAAATTTGGCCTTATAGACACGTTTATAAGCCCTTCGCGAATGCTAACGAGTCCTTCTAGAGTTTCCACCAAGAGAGTTGACTCTGCTCCTAAACTTGGTGGTACCGTAGTTTTCGGGTCCGGGCCAAGGATCAACGTTCTAGAGAGAGCTGAGTTAGTCTCTGTAGAAATGGATGTGGTCGTcgctaatttgaataaaatcagGAACAAAGGGGCGAAGCAACATGCTCTGTTGAAAGCTCAGTTAGAGGAAATCGGTATGAGAGTGTCAGACATCGAAAAGGCTAACAAGATGTTTCATCAAGAGGTGTTAGTTGAAGGCTGGGATAAGATAGCTCAACGGATCCCCGCAGAAATATGGATCAGGTTCATGACGGAATGGGTGAAGATCTCTGATAGCCAGATAGGGAAGCTGCGATTGAGGACCAGTACTCTAAACACACAGTACAGCAAACTCAAAGGTCAGATCAAGGTGAAAGCAGAGTTAAGTGAGAGCCTTAGACCTGTTGACTTTGAGAAACTGAAGATAGAGAACAGTCAATGTTTGAAACTGATAGATCACAAGTTACAACAGCTGGGAGAGTTGAAGAAAATGACGGGTGATGCGAATTTGAACCTAACTATACATAAGAAGGCTATGATGGAGCAGAACTCTTATTTAGCTAAAGTACAATCGACAATCAAGAATAAGGAAGACCAGACAGTAGAGTTGGACAACGAAAGAGATTTAATACAGATACAAGCGGATATCCTGGCTCAAAGACTGAATGAGATACGGAAAGTTAGAATGAAATATCAAGTGCCGAATGTCATGGATTATGTTAAAGTGAAATGGGTGGTTACAGACTTGAAGCATGCGATAAAAATGCTGGATAATAGAAAGCATATACAGCAAATAGCTTTGACATCTATTAATAGGAAACTGCAGACAATGAGTACTATTGCTGCTAAGAGTGATATAGCTGCTAAAAGCGAGACGAGTTATAAAAAAGAATAG
- the LOC135118959 gene encoding coiled-coil domain-containing protein 113-like: MGLSNDSNSLSGFAVEVLENDELVRLVETLRKEIRILKLENEVLEKSIIRLDPALMNGVYQALDFATKWQQHGGDFTTNSLGSFVKTPTQSKFGLIESMLSGPSRMFASQSRLFRRVDSSGKICGSVMSGGGPRININERLELLAITIECTKNDLEKCKRNAARKHAYLKAQLEETQLRTVDIEASTVDFNKVVVKDSWDPITLRIPAEAWLKFMADWQKATDKQIGRLRLRTSTLNIQYRKYKEEAETKRDLSQNLTPVDFDKIKIENEECMKILENKNLQLDELKTMTGDANLNLTIHKKIMQFMNTYLGKVEKLKARREQQTVQLEKETNLIQIQAKILKQKLKEIRKMRMAYHIPNTSDYVDVKEKTAELNYAIKRLETKLHIKKTAAHAASQQLRVLYSKKSFDSSIEENLTDEKDGKSSKTAKFDESSEL, translated from the coding sequence atgggGCTAAGCAACGATTCCAATTCGCTCAGCGGCTTTGCCGTCGAAGTGTTAGAAAACGATGAGTTGGTAAGACTAGTGGAAACTCTTCGAAAGGAGATACGAATACTAAAACTGGAAAATGAAGTACTTGAAAAGAGTATTATAAGACTAGACCCAGCCTTAATGAACGGTGTGTACCAGGCCTTAGACTTTGCAACAAAATGGCAACAGCACGGTGGAGATTTTACCACAAATTCTTTAGGCAGTTTCGTTAAAACCCCTACGCAGTCAAAGTTCGGCCTCATCGAGTCCATGCTATCAGGCCCTTCTAGAATGTTCGCCAGCCAATCCAGACTGTTCCGTAGAGTCGACTCGTCTGGAAAGATCTGTGGCTCCGTCATGAGCGGTGGCGGACCTCGCATCAACATCAACGAAAGACTCGAACTGTTAGCTATTACCATAGAATGTACGAAAAATGATTTAGAGAAATGTAAGCGGAACGCTGCGAGAAAACATGCTTATTTGAAAGCTCAGTTGGAAGAAACACAACTTAGAACAGTTGATATAGAAGCATCTACCGTAGACTTTAATAAAGTAGTTGTAAAAGACAGTTGGGACCCGATCACGCTGCGGATCCCGGCTGAAGCTTGGCTCAAGTTCATGGCAGATTGGCAGAAGGCAACTGACAAACAGATCGGGAGACTACGCTTGAGAACAAGCACACTAAATATACAATACAGAAAGTACAAAGAGGAAGCCGAAACCAAGAGAGATTTGAGCCAAAATCTAACTCCTGTAGACTTTGACAAGATAAAAATAGAGAACGAAGAATGCATGAAAATACTAGAAAACAAAAACTTGCAACTGGACGAGTTGAAAACAATGACAGGGGATGCGAATTTGAACTTGACAATACATAAGAAGATAATGCAATTTATGAATACTTATTTAGGCAAAGTGGAGAAACTTAAGGCTCGGAGGGAACAGCAAACAGTGCAGTTGGAAAAGGAGACAAATTTGATACAGATACAAGCGAAGATTTTGAAGCAGAAACTGAAAGAGATAAGGAAAATGAGAATGGCGTACCATATTCCTAATACGAGTGACTATGTCGACGTGAAAGAGAAGACAGCCGAGCTGAACTATGCTATCAAAAGGTTGGAGACAAAACTTCATATTAAGAAGACTGCAGCCCATGCAGCTAGCCAGCAGTTGAGGGTATTATACAGTAAGAAAAGTTTTGATAGTTCAATAGAGGAAAATTTAACTGATGAGAAAGATGGTAAATCATCGAAAACAGCGAAATTTGATGAAAGTTCAGAACTGTAG